One stretch of Tepidibacter hydrothermalis DNA includes these proteins:
- a CDS encoding helix-turn-helix transcriptional regulator, producing the protein MSSNSNLKLKPLYIMKILLEKTDEKHFLTVNDIISELKKHDIPSERKSIYSDIELLKSFGIDIICEKGRANKYYIGSREFELPELKLLVDAVQSSKFITAKKSTELIKKIEKLASIYEAKELHRQVFVSDRVKTVNEAIYYNVDAIHKAIQENKKVAFKYFEYDTDKKIKFRRNGEKYIVSPYALTWENGNYYLISYYERYENISNFRVDRMNKIEIIDEDRFMIEDGNKFDVADYSNKIFNMFSGDIESVELQFDNSLINVVIDRFGKEVFINKKDENSFSIKVEVAESSTFYGWLFMFGNRVRILSPQWLVDTFKEKIEEVRANYE; encoded by the coding sequence ATGAGTTCCAATTCAAATTTAAAACTAAAGCCACTATATATCATGAAAATATTGCTTGAAAAAACAGATGAAAAGCACTTTTTAACGGTGAATGATATTATATCAGAATTAAAAAAACATGATATTCCATCAGAGCGTAAATCAATTTATTCGGACATAGAGTTACTTAAAAGTTTTGGAATAGATATTATTTGTGAAAAAGGTAGGGCAAATAAATATTATATAGGTTCAAGAGAATTTGAACTTCCTGAATTAAAGCTTTTAGTTGATGCTGTTCAATCTTCAAAATTTATTACAGCTAAAAAAAGTACAGAACTTATAAAAAAGATTGAAAAGTTGGCGAGTATTTATGAAGCAAAAGAGCTTCATAGACAGGTTTTTGTATCTGATCGAGTAAAGACAGTAAATGAAGCCATTTATTATAATGTAGATGCTATTCATAAAGCCATTCAAGAGAATAAGAAAGTAGCATTTAAGTATTTTGAATATGACACTGATAAAAAAATAAAGTTTAGAAGAAATGGTGAAAAATACATTGTAAGTCCATACGCCTTAACTTGGGAAAATGGAAATTATTATTTGATATCCTACTATGAAAGATATGAGAATATTAGCAATTTTAGAGTAGATAGAATGAATAAAATAGAAATTATCGATGAAGATAGATTCATGATAGAAGATGGAAATAAATTTGATGTTGCAGATTATTCAAATAAAATTTTCAATATGTTTTCAGGAGATATTGAAAGTGTTGAACTTCAATTTGATAACTCTTTGATTAATGTTGTTATTGATCGATTTGGAAAAGAGGTATTTATAAATAAAAAAGATGAGAATAGCTTTAGTATTAAAGTGGAAGTTGCTGAAAGTAGCACTTTTTATGGATGGTTATTTATGTTTGGAAATAGAGTAAGGATATTAAGTCCACAGTGGCTTGTAGATACATTTAAGGAAAAGATTGAGGAAGTAAGAGCAAATTATGAGTAG
- a CDS encoding DUF262 domain-containing protein encodes MANNELLTLNEIFNNKLFRIPDYQRGYAWEKSQLEDFWEDIMNIKEGSKHYTGILTVEAVQKDYIRNNEQWKEDLWLFEKGFKAYYIIDGQQRLTTSIILINVILDQFDDEDDINYAEKKVWQERFLFQKYKDKFESFIFGYEKDNPSNEYFKTYVLGQRSLQADKYPTETLYTANLKYAKELFQEKIKEIPKEKLEVVFNKVINGLKFNFYEIDEELDIYVTFETMNNRGKPLSKLELLKNRLIYLTTLLDEDDNIKGKLRKDINEVWKTIYEYLRKNIESTLDDDYFLKNHWIMYFKYDRKQSNAFSNFLLNEYFTAKRVLTKDRDNKIGYLEIEEYISSLSKSIKAWYYMHNPENLNKDDETKELFNKFNRLGWGAFEPLLLAYMIKEHDDQKLKELLKISENFIFLVFAISRRQSYTQNNNFYRMASSLYYDKMDIDGVIGEIDNLIYYETEETWYGWYDIDRFLDYIKEQFKKDSGFYSWNGLKYFLYEYELYLQEKNNESIKVTWETVKKQNSIEHIYPQEASKEYWSEKFNGYSKKQKSKLLNSLGNLLLLSQSKNSKLQNNGFELKKEKYKLGSHSEIEVAGNSDWLPEKILERGIKLLEFMEERWDIEIEDKKELLGLEFV; translated from the coding sequence TTGGCTAATAATGAATTATTAACGCTGAATGAAATATTCAATAATAAATTATTTAGAATACCTGATTATCAAAGAGGATATGCTTGGGAAAAATCTCAGCTAGAAGATTTCTGGGAAGATATTATGAACATTAAAGAAGGAAGTAAACATTATACAGGTATTTTAACGGTTGAAGCAGTTCAAAAAGATTACATAAGAAATAATGAACAGTGGAAAGAAGATTTGTGGCTATTTGAAAAAGGTTTTAAAGCTTATTATATAATTGATGGGCAGCAAAGATTAACAACTTCTATTATTTTGATTAATGTAATCTTAGATCAATTTGATGATGAAGATGATATTAATTACGCTGAAAAGAAGGTGTGGCAAGAAAGATTTTTATTCCAAAAATATAAGGATAAATTTGAATCATTTATATTTGGATATGAAAAAGATAACCCAAGTAATGAATATTTTAAAACCTATGTATTAGGACAAAGATCATTACAGGCAGATAAATATCCAACTGAAACTCTTTATACAGCTAATTTAAAATATGCTAAAGAATTATTTCAAGAGAAGATTAAAGAAATACCGAAAGAAAAATTAGAAGTAGTTTTCAATAAAGTTATTAATGGGTTGAAGTTTAATTTTTATGAAATTGATGAAGAACTTGATATATATGTCACTTTTGAGACTATGAATAATAGAGGAAAACCATTATCAAAATTGGAACTTCTAAAGAACAGATTAATATATTTAACTACATTATTAGATGAAGATGACAATATTAAAGGAAAATTGCGCAAAGATATCAATGAAGTTTGGAAAACGATCTATGAATATTTGAGGAAGAATATTGAGAGTACTTTAGATGATGACTATTTCTTGAAAAACCATTGGATTATGTATTTTAAATACGATAGGAAACAATCCAATGCTTTTTCAAATTTCTTACTAAATGAATATTTTACTGCTAAAAGAGTGCTTACGAAAGATAGAGATAATAAAATAGGATATTTAGAAATTGAAGAGTATATTAGTAGTTTATCTAAAAGTATTAAGGCTTGGTATTATATGCATAATCCAGAAAATCTTAATAAAGATGATGAAACAAAAGAGTTATTTAATAAATTCAATAGATTGGGATGGGGTGCATTTGAACCATTACTTTTAGCGTATATGATAAAAGAACATGATGATCAAAAATTAAAAGAGTTACTAAAAATCAGTGAGAATTTTATTTTCTTGGTATTCGCAATAAGTAGAAGACAATCTTATACACAAAATAATAATTTTTATAGAATGGCAAGTTCATTGTATTATGACAAAATGGATATTGATGGAGTTATAGGAGAAATCGATAATCTTATTTATTATGAAACGGAAGAAACTTGGTATGGATGGTATGATATAGACAGATTTTTGGATTATATAAAAGAACAATTTAAGAAGGACAGTGGATTTTATAGTTGGAATGGCTTGAAGTACTTTCTATATGAATATGAACTATATTTACAAGAAAAAAATAATGAGAGTATTAAGGTTACATGGGAAACTGTTAAAAAACAAAATAGTATAGAACATATTTATCCTCAGGAAGCGAGTAAAGAATATTGGAGTGAAAAATTTAATGGATATTCTAAAAAGCAAAAAAGCAAGTTACTAAATTCTTTAGGAAATCTTTTATTATTGTCTCAATCTAAGAATTCAAAATTACAAAATAATGGATTTGAATTAAAAAAAGAAAAATACAAATTGGGTTCTCATAGCGAAATTGAAGTAGCTGGAAATTCTGATTGGCTGCCAGAAAAGATTTTAGAAAGAGGAATTAAGCTTTTAGAATTTATGGAGGAAAGATGGGATATAGAAATAGAAGATAAAAAAGAATTACTTGGACTAGAATTTGTGTAA
- a CDS encoding helix-turn-helix domain-containing protein, whose translation MHIKNLLIAESTYVDFKVSLETVKPKSWLKTVVAFANGIGERILFGVDDDRNIVGLEDIHGDAEKISNLIKTKIDQILMFELKPVTIDKKHILAFLSILLKNFFN comes from the coding sequence ATGCATATAAAGAATTTATTAATCGCAGAATCAACTTATGTAGATTTTAAAGTTTCATTAGAAACAGTAAAGCCTAAAAGCTGGCTTAAAACAGTTGTTGCATTTGCCAATGGGATTGGTGAAAGAATATTATTTGGAGTAGATGATGATCGTAATATTGTAGGACTTGAAGATATTCATGGAGATGCAGAGAAAATAAGTAATCTAATAAAAACTAAAATAGATCAAATACTAATGTTTGAATTAAAGCCTGTTACAATTGATAAAAAACATATTCTCGCTTTTTTAAGTATCCTTTTAAAGAATTTCTTTAACTAA
- a CDS encoding alanine dehydrogenase: MKDIELFLEEGYGSGMGFNVMNYLDACPHIHFVSNKEAYTKDFVTVLRAPEKDQITRMKKGAILLSMLHYDTRPIRNKLLEKQGIIAFSMDGMIDDFGIRHIVDYYGTAFNGAEVALKELMRIRSKTSTIHVSIIGVGEVGLKAIKAFKNLSNTLKYPEGLSITVLTRSLINNETALKAILNETDILVDATSRVDTTKHILDNKTLGELPLESVILDLTADPYDEYLNPIQVKGFEGIPTGTLDKYVIYSGDSIYKTIPKGVDTTHRRVVVSCNAWPGVHPKKSMEHYGKQLIPFMRLIKNRGFEHVVFESASQQERILKRSQIEYFKAHGKALWPKKHA, from the coding sequence ATGAAAGATATTGAGCTTTTCTTAGAAGAAGGGTATGGTTCGGGTATGGGATTCAATGTCATGAATTACTTGGATGCTTGTCCTCATATTCATTTTGTTTCCAATAAAGAAGCTTACACAAAAGATTTTGTCACAGTTCTTAGGGCACCTGAAAAAGATCAAATCACGCGAATGAAAAAAGGTGCCATTTTACTATCCATGCTACATTATGATACGAGACCAATTCGAAACAAGTTATTAGAAAAACAAGGGATTATCGCTTTTTCAATGGATGGTATGATAGATGATTTTGGAATTCGTCACATTGTGGATTACTACGGTACAGCATTTAACGGTGCAGAAGTAGCTTTGAAGGAACTCATGAGAATACGCTCTAAAACTTCTACGATTCATGTTTCCATTATCGGAGTTGGTGAAGTTGGCTTAAAAGCCATTAAGGCCTTTAAGAACTTAAGCAACACATTGAAGTATCCAGAAGGACTCTCTATTACTGTACTAACTAGAAGTCTCATCAATAATGAGACAGCTCTAAAGGCAATATTAAATGAAACAGATATTTTAGTGGATGCTACATCTAGAGTCGATACGACAAAGCATATTTTAGATAACAAGACATTGGGGGAGTTACCTCTTGAAAGTGTAATATTAGATTTAACGGCAGATCCATATGATGAATACTTGAATCCGATACAAGTGAAAGGCTTCGAGGGAATTCCAACAGGTACTTTGGACAAATACGTCATATACTCGGGAGATTCGATTTACAAGACCATTCCAAAGGGAGTTGACACAACCCATAGACGCGTAGTGGTAAGTTGTAATGCTTGGCCAGGCGTACATCCTAAGAAGTCTATGGAGCATTATGGGAAGCAATTGATTCCATTTATGAGGCTTATTAAGAACAGGGGCTTTGAACACGTGGTATTTGAATCAGCATCTCAACAAGAACGAATTTTAAAGAGAAGTCAAATCGAGTATTTCAAAGCTCATGGTAAAGCTTTGTGGCCGAAGAAACACGCTTAA
- a CDS encoding carboxypeptidase-like regulatory domain-containing protein, whose protein sequence is MLINNPNFNTYNKHIQIIEAAKILNIDITLIKKEVSTKITGLITDNTGKVIPNALVVLFRIEEDQKLIPVKYTLCDEEGRYSFINIPYNNYIIKAKEYY, encoded by the coding sequence ATGCTTATAAATAATCCAAATTTTAATACCTATAATAAACATATTCAAATTATTGAAGCTGCTAAAATTTTAAATATAGATATAACACTTATTAAGAAAGAAGTTTCCACTAAAATCACTGGACTAATTACAGATAATACAGGAAAAGTAATTCCTAATGCTCTAGTAGTTTTATTTAGAATTGAAGAAGATCAAAAACTTATTCCAGTCAAATATACACTATGTGATGAAGAAGGAAGATATAGCTTTATAAATATCCCATATAACAATTATATAATAAAAGCTAAAGAATATTATTAA
- the tnpC gene encoding IS66 family transposase — protein sequence MGEGKIIKIYNKGVSEVITVIKKMDNENKELKAKLAALEKENEKLNKGLDKYEKQKKKNSTNSSKPPSSDGIGRRTKSLRKKSDKKPGGQEGHEGSTLKLSEKPDEVITLRVDKCTNCGIDLVFMKNEGYEIRQKIDILEAKLKTIEYRAEMKTCPKCGCKNKGKFPEGVDKTTQYGENVKSLSVYLSKYQMIPYGRLSEIFKDIFKLNISKGTLVNFNKKCYDNLEEIESNIKQALINSEVIHCDETGIKSKGKLNWTHVVSNKKLTHYSVHEKRGTKAIDDIGIIPFFKNTMVHDCFRSYNIYNDANHAICGAHILRELNGITDLEKQKWAQEFFDHLIHIKKAVDDAIENGNNHLAEQIQNELSFKYDEILEKGRKEDEEINGQRYNKRANAKKSKSLNLINRLVLYKDRMLAFMYDFIIPFTNNLAEQDLRMLKVSQKISGTYRGEHGAAWTMRINGYISTIRKNGYDLIQSLRSVFTSDRFDPTLPQS from the coding sequence ATGGGCGAAGGAAAAATCATTAAGATTTACAACAAAGGGGTTTCAGAGGTTATTACTGTAATAAAAAAGATGGATAACGAAAATAAAGAATTAAAAGCGAAGCTTGCAGCACTTGAGAAAGAGAATGAAAAGTTAAATAAAGGTTTAGATAAATACGAAAAGCAGAAAAAGAAAAATAGCACTAACAGCAGCAAACCACCGTCTAGCGACGGAATTGGACGTAGAACAAAATCTTTAAGAAAAAAGAGTGATAAAAAGCCTGGAGGACAAGAAGGTCACGAAGGGTCAACGCTCAAACTCTCTGAAAAGCCTGATGAAGTAATCACTCTGAGAGTAGATAAGTGTACTAACTGTGGAATAGATTTAGTTTTTATGAAAAATGAGGGTTATGAAATACGTCAAAAGATTGATATATTAGAAGCAAAACTCAAAACAATTGAATATAGAGCAGAAATGAAAACCTGTCCTAAATGTGGATGTAAAAACAAAGGAAAGTTCCCGGAGGGAGTTGATAAAACAACTCAATATGGTGAAAATGTAAAATCACTTTCAGTATATCTTTCAAAATATCAGATGATTCCATATGGAAGATTAAGTGAGATTTTTAAAGATATCTTTAAGCTAAATATTAGCAAAGGAACTCTTGTGAATTTCAACAAGAAATGTTATGACAACCTTGAAGAAATTGAAAGTAATATAAAACAGGCTCTTATAAATTCTGAAGTGATACATTGTGATGAAACTGGCATAAAATCAAAAGGAAAGCTCAACTGGACGCATGTAGTATCAAATAAAAAATTAACTCATTACAGTGTACATGAGAAACGTGGAACCAAAGCTATTGATGATATTGGAATTATTCCATTCTTCAAGAACACCATGGTTCATGACTGTTTCAGGTCATATAACATTTATAATGATGCTAACCATGCTATCTGCGGTGCTCATATTTTGCGGGAATTAAACGGAATTACTGATTTAGAGAAACAAAAATGGGCACAGGAATTCTTTGATCATCTCATTCATATAAAAAAAGCGGTAGACGACGCTATTGAAAACGGAAACAACCACTTAGCGGAACAAATTCAGAATGAACTATCGTTTAAATATGATGAGATACTTGAAAAAGGACGAAAAGAAGATGAAGAGATTAATGGTCAACGGTATAACAAAAGAGCTAATGCCAAGAAAAGCAAGAGTTTAAATCTTATAAATCGTCTAGTTCTATATAAAGACAGGATGTTAGCTTTCATGTATGATTTCATAATTCCATTCACCAACAATCTAGCAGAACAGGATTTGAGGATGCTCAAGGTATCACAGAAAATCTCCGGAACTTACAGAGGTGAACATGGTGCTGCATGGACTATGCGAATCAACGGCTATATATCAACTATTCGTAAGAATGGTTATGATTTGATTCAAAGTTTGAGGAGTGTGTTTACCTCCGACAGATTTGATCCTACATTGCCGCAAAGCTAG
- the tnpA gene encoding IS200/IS605 family transposase, producing the protein MDNSSLAHTKWNCKYHIVFAPKYRRQVIYGKIKVDIGKILRKLCEHKGVEILEANACKDHIHMLVSIPPKLSVSQFMGYLKGKSSLMIFDRHANLKYKYGNRQFWCKGYYVTTVGRNKKVIEEYIKKQIQEDIMHEQISLKEYMDPFTGEPVGKGKN; encoded by the coding sequence ATGGATAATAGTAGTTTAGCACATACGAAGTGGAATTGTAAATATCATATAGTTTTTGCACCAAAGTACAGAAGACAAGTAATATACGGAAAAATTAAGGTTGATATAGGGAAGATACTGAGAAAACTGTGTGAACATAAAGGAGTAGAAATACTAGAAGCGAATGCGTGCAAAGATCACATACATATGTTAGTGAGTATACCACCAAAACTGAGTGTATCTCAATTTATGGGATATTTAAAAGGAAAAAGTTCGTTGATGATATTTGATAGACATGCTAATTTAAAGTACAAATATGGCAACAGGCAGTTTTGGTGCAAGGGATATTATGTGACAACTGTAGGAAGAAACAAAAAAGTAATTGAAGAATATATAAAGAAACAAATACAAGAAGATATAATGCACGAACAGATAAGTCTGAAAGAATATATGGACCCGTTTACGGGTGAGCCGGTAGGCAAAGGCAAAAATTAA
- a CDS encoding carboxypeptidase-like regulatory domain-containing protein → MDKYILGQSKIANITKDSPEVVLSLQLKKNAYYNNTLIYGYITDLDGKPIENANVIFLNKNNEEIGSIYSSKEGLYTYFGVIYNSIVKIIVKKSGYKSNISDLLKICLKKFVTVQLLKNFDSCFIVQRIPQVIPVVQKSL, encoded by the coding sequence ATGGATAAATATATATTAGGACAATCAAAAATTGCAAATATCACTAAAGATTCTCCTGAAGTTGTTCTCAGTCTACAGCTTAAAAAAAATGCTTACTACAATAATACCCTTATATATGGATATATCACAGATTTAGATGGAAAACCCATTGAAAATGCAAATGTAATCTTTTTAAATAAAAATAATGAAGAAATTGGTTCTATATACAGTTCTAAAGAGGGCTTATATACTTACTTTGGAGTTATATATAATAGTATAGTGAAAATAATCGTAAAAAAATCAGGTTATAAAAGCAACATCAGTGATTTATTAAAAATATGTTTAAAAAAATTTGTAACTGTTCAGCTATTGAAAAATTTCGATAGCTGTTTTATTGTACAACGAATACCACAGGTTATACCTGTGGTTCAAAAAAGCTTATAG
- a CDS encoding MSCRAMM family protein produces the protein MAENKDLYKLGQSEEGSIVDIGQEIRIDLQLEDNIISDSGTVFGKVLDVNGEPIEGVTIKLTDGDFNPKYHTVTATSGLYTIDEVDANKQYLILAVKDSYDLKQGLPFIMQSQQQIERDFVMTISPQANNCLVAGDILNNEGKKLEGVTIRLYDNSESEPVLLKTTHTNQFGQYAFFDIPQGMYLITGSLLGYHTSETTFIIESTDKVRNINLTINIDPISKRGTINGIIKDKNNMPIPGAFVILFEVTTDEQGKEKLIPIRKTITNDYGLYLFEQIPEGNYKIKANKLVPNS, from the coding sequence ATGGCAGAAAATAAGGATCTTTATAAATTAGGTCAATCTGAAGAAGGTTCAATAGTAGATATAGGTCAAGAGATTCGAATTGACTTACAACTAGAAGATAATATTATAAGTGATTCAGGTACAGTTTTTGGAAAAGTATTAGATGTAAATGGAGAACCAATAGAAGGTGTAACCATAAAATTAACAGATGGAGATTTTAATCCAAAATACCATACTGTTACTGCTACTTCTGGTCTATACACTATAGATGAAGTAGATGCTAATAAGCAATATCTAATACTCGCAGTTAAAGATAGCTATGATTTAAAGCAAGGTCTTCCATTCATTATGCAATCACAACAACAGATAGAAAGAGACTTTGTAATGACTATTTCCCCACAAGCAAACAATTGTTTAGTTGCAGGAGATATATTAAATAACGAAGGTAAAAAGCTTGAAGGAGTTACCATAAGATTATATGATAACTCTGAAAGTGAGCCTGTATTACTAAAAACAACTCATACTAACCAATTTGGGCAATATGCTTTCTTTGATATTCCTCAAGGAATGTATCTTATTACTGGTTCACTCCTCGGCTATCATACAAGCGAAACAACCTTTATTATAGAGTCCACAGATAAAGTTAGAAATATTAACTTAACCATAAACATTGATCCAATTAGTAAAAGAGGTACAATAAATGGTATTATAAAAGACAAAAATAATATGCCAATTCCAGGTGCATTTGTTATATTATTTGAAGTTACTACGGACGAACAAGGAAAAGAAAAATTAATTCCAATAAGAAAAACTATAACTAATGATTACGGCTTATATTTGTTTGAACAAATCCCAGAAGGTAACTATAAAATCAAAGCTAATAAGCTAGTCCCTAATTCGTAA
- a CDS encoding carboxypeptidase-like regulatory domain-containing protein, with protein sequence MSDLYKLGQSQQGSLEKVGKEIRLDVQLSDDPFLNTGSVSGTITNPNGNPVEGVLIKILNTNLDPLYHVLTDENGYYAINAISPGSEYHLVITKDGYLINEVTVFSIVSGQMLDLDATITPDPNATLSTITAHIYDTENNPLEGVIATLLKIVAGEEIIVAVTTTNEYGQCAFINVELGTYLGRGTKQGYMPITSEIQVTQPGSIIDLSGNMQISPTESQGTINGTITDDEGNGIVDAVVILYEVSGDPENPTLTPRRYTRTIAGGAYLFGDVPQGNYIVKANKES encoded by the coding sequence ATGAGTGATTTATATAAACTAGGTCAATCCCAACAAGGAAGCCTAGAAAAAGTTGGTAAAGAAATACGACTAGACGTACAACTATCAGATGATCCTTTTCTGAATACTGGCTCTGTTTCTGGAACAATCACCAACCCTAACGGCAATCCAGTTGAAGGAGTTTTAATAAAAATTTTAAATACTAATCTCGATCCACTATATCATGTATTAACTGACGAAAATGGTTATTATGCTATAAATGCAATATCTCCAGGCTCTGAATACCATCTTGTTATAACAAAAGATGGATATCTTATTAATGAAGTTACTGTATTTTCTATAGTTTCTGGTCAAATGTTAGATTTAGACGCTACAATAACACCTGATCCTAATGCAACACTATCTACTATCACAGCTCATATATATGACACTGAAAATAATCCACTCGAAGGAGTTATAGCTACTTTATTAAAAATTGTTGCTGGAGAAGAAATTATTGTTGCTGTAACTACAACAAATGAATATGGTCAATGTGCTTTTATAAATGTAGAATTAGGCACTTATCTAGGAAGAGGAACAAAACAAGGATATATGCCCATTACATCTGAAATCCAAGTAACTCAGCCTGGATCAATTATTGATCTTTCCGGGAATATGCAAATATCCCCCACCGAATCACAAGGAACTATAAATGGTACTATCACTGATGATGAAGGAAATGGTATAGTTGATGCAGTAGTTATCTTATACGAAGTTTCAGGAGACCCTGAAAACCCAACACTAACTCCAAGAAGATATACAAGAACAATCGCTGGTGGAGCATACCTATTTGGAGATGTTCCTCAAGGTAATTATATAGTAAAAGCAAATAAAGAATCTTAA
- a CDS encoding alpha/beta hydrolase has product MRKVISNIADSYGLHSLHREYSKNDQFKYVEDEVSKLNSDFGEFYDKPILPEVYLEKDKIENSYEKGKLKFLSQVDNGISNKDAVFHYSKCIDEEKNINVILIHGWRAKVLNRLEKVFLDSFIERNYNVYRYVLPFHMERSPKTSLYSGEYFVSADVSRTLKSVRQSVSDIRALISYIKDVEKGKVIIIGLSLGGIITNLICEVEGNIDVLISLFYANNLSFTVFETEAGKYIKKDFLKNNFSYSLLSKSWGVINPCLRKPILDLDKILLVSGKYDKYVLNKDTDQLWEKWGKPERYKYSCGHSGIVLSKNRIKNDVLYFIDKRV; this is encoded by the coding sequence TTGAGAAAAGTAATATCAAATATAGCAGATAGCTATGGATTACATAGTCTTCATAGAGAATATAGTAAAAACGATCAGTTTAAGTATGTGGAAGATGAAGTTTCTAAACTTAATAGTGATTTTGGGGAATTTTATGATAAGCCAATTTTACCTGAAGTATATTTAGAAAAAGATAAGATTGAAAACAGTTATGAAAAAGGAAAATTGAAATTCTTAAGTCAAGTAGATAATGGAATCAGTAATAAGGATGCGGTATTTCACTATAGTAAGTGTATAGATGAAGAAAAGAATATAAATGTTATTTTAATACATGGTTGGAGAGCAAAGGTTTTAAACAGATTAGAGAAAGTATTTTTAGATAGTTTTATTGAAAGAAACTATAACGTTTATAGATATGTCTTACCTTTTCACATGGAAAGGTCTCCAAAGACATCTCTTTATAGCGGGGAATATTTTGTAAGTGCAGATGTAAGCAGAACTTTAAAATCTGTGCGGCAATCTGTAAGTGATATTAGAGCTTTGATAAGCTATATTAAAGATGTAGAGAAAGGAAAAGTTATAATTATTGGTTTGAGTTTAGGTGGAATAATTACTAATTTAATATGTGAAGTTGAAGGAAATATTGATGTACTAATATCTTTGTTTTATGCTAATAATCTATCATTTACAGTGTTTGAAACAGAGGCGGGAAAGTATATAAAAAAAGATTTTTTGAAAAACAATTTTAGTTATAGCTTATTAAGTAAGAGTTGGGGAGTTATCAATCCCTGTTTAAGAAAGCCTATATTAGACCTTGATAAAATACTTCTTGTATCAGGTAAGTATGATAAATATGTTTTGAATAAAGACACAGATCAGTTATGGGAAAAATGGGGAAAACCAGAAAGGTATAAGTATAGTTGTGGTCATTCTGGAATTGTACTTTCTAAAAATAGAATTAAAAATGATGTATTATACTTTATCGATAAGAGAGTGTAA